The DNA segment GGCGGCGAGTCCAGCGGGGTTCCAGGGCAGCGCCCCTTGCAGCCGAATCAGCAGGTAAGCCAGCAGCAGCATGGCAAGGTTGGAGAGCAGGATGGCGAGGCCGTAGCGTTTCCAGTCCATCCGCTCGGCGGGATTCACGCCGATGACACGGTAGGTCAGGCGCTCCAGCGCGGTGTTCTTCTGGCCGCTGACCACGCCGTACAGCCAGTTCCCTACCGGAACCACCAGCGCCGCCATGATGCCGAGCAGCAACAGAAATTGCAGAAGTGCGGGAGCCATTTAGAAATCCTCCGGGCGCAGGAGTGAATACAGCAGGTAGCCGAACAGCAGCACGGAAATGAGGGCGAGAAGGAGAATCATAGTTTGTCCATGCCTCTTAAGTAGGCGGCGCACAGGGCGAAGAA comes from the Deinococcus wulumuqiensis R12 genome and includes:
- the kdpF gene encoding K(+)-transporting ATPase subunit F; the protein is MILLLALISVLLFGYLLYSLLRPEDF